The following are from one region of the Anabas testudineus chromosome 2, fAnaTes1.2, whole genome shotgun sequence genome:
- the LOC113164447 gene encoding uncharacterized protein LOC113164447: MLLKSCCTVWTLFWGIAAATVFVEKDEANTVLQRWRRANSGYLEEVKKGNLERECIEEICDYEEAREVFENDDATRRFWLTYNHREPCLDNPCHNNGTCIYMDTTYECQCLEGFEGRYCETVFEESLKCLYQNGRCQHFCDGSGEKRKCSCAAGYKLGDDGRQCIAQVKYPCGRLAPQPTGMNQSVEGLTRLVGANHCPKGECPWQVLVLLNGSSHCGGVLIDPHWVVTAAHCIHGNNTPNLTVVAGEHHLDIEEGTEQNIPVSMVIVHESFVLATGDNDVALLRLSRPVALNPDVVPICLPTKDFAERELLLVRYHSLSGWGKRTTGGNAETPGALPTAPVSPILRRMSVPIIQNSQCSQKAQFNFTNNMLCAGYLEGRQDSCRGDDGSPLVTAYGSTHFLTGVVGWGRGCSHPGYYGVYVNMANFVEWVEGTIKNQPTTVTANRKAVINPAWLDQCSLNSPSSPSARLYPCRSLPSLSALLSLPPSLHFQAPLLQLSILRLFQLKITITNTSGAMFWFHRLSLGLLLLHLTVAHVFLDNKTASQVLTRRRRANSFMEEFKKGNMERECVEERCSWEEAREIFEDVQKTNDFWAKYVDGDACESQPCAHGGLCKDGIGSYSCFCQTGFQGFNCEIVIPELCENKNGGCDHFCNVVRGNIQCSCADGYFLASDDKSCHSNKTYKCGAIITKDVRTVFRYERQNTTVGNTTRLNLINSTESHSNGEEHINPEMASFTRIVNGEDCPPGECPWQALLLNEDDRGFCGGTILNEYIILTAAHCMNQSRYIYVKVGEFDTLVDDNNEATHFVETIVTHNKYKPDTYLNDIALIKLTKPIKFSRFILPACIPEQAFAEKVLMQQPEGIVSGFGRLGEGRQTSAILQRLAMPYVDRLTCMESTQLRISTRMFCAGYHSAPKDACQGDSGGPHVTRYSGTYFITGIVSWGEGCARRGKYGVYTQVSKYINWIQNGIEQLMPKEKSGKRVKRHHSPIRRLYL, from the exons AGGCGGTTCTGGCTGACGTATAACC ATCGTGAGCCCTGTCTCGACAACCCGTGTCATAACAACGGGACATGCATTTACATGGACACCACATATGAATGTCAGTGTCTGGAGGGATTTGAAGGACGATACTGTGAGACAG TGTTTGAAGAATCACTGAAATGTCTTTATCAGAACGGACGATGTCAGCACTTCTGTGACGGTTCTGGAGAGAAGCGTAAATGTTCCTGCGCTGCCGGATACAAACTAGGAGATGATGGACGACAGTGTATCGCTCAGG TGAAGTATCCGTGTGGTCGACTGGCTCCACAACCAACAGGTATGAACCAGAGTGTGGAGGGTCTTACCAGACTAGTAGGAGCCAACCACTGTCCTAAAGGAGAGTGTCCCTGGCAG GTTCTGGTTCTGTTGAATGGGAGCAGTCACTGTGGGGGTGTTCTGATCGATCCACACTGGGTCGTCACTGCGGCCCACTGTATCCATGGCAACAACACTCCAAATCTGACTGTGGTGGCGG GAGAACACCATTTGGACATAGAAGAAGgcacagaacagaacatacctgtttccatggtgattGTCCATGAAAGTTTTGTCCTGGCGACAGGTGACAACGATGTTGCTCTGCTGCGGTTGAGCCGACCTGTCGCCCTGAACCCCGACGTCGTCCCCATCTGCCTGCCCACCAAAGACTTCGCAGAGCGGGAACTCCTGCTGGTTCGCTACCACAGCCTTTCTGGCTGGGGCAAGAGGACCACTGGGGGCAATGCTGAGACCCCTGGGGCCCTTCCCACGGCCCCAGTGTCCCCCATCCTCCGTAGGATGTCTGTCCCCATCATCCAGAACTCCCAGTGCTCCCAGAAAGCCCAGTTCAACTTCACCAATAACATGCTGTGCGCTGGATACCTGGAGGGCCGCCAGGACAGTTGTCGTGGAGACGACGGCAGCCCTCTGGTTACAGCCTACGGCTCCACCCACTTCCTGACAGGTGTGGTCGGCTGGGGGCGGGGCTGTTCACACCCTGGGTATTATGGGGTATATGTCAACATGGCCAACTTTGTGGAGTGGGTGGAGGGCACCATCAAAAACCAACCCACCACGGTAACAGCCAATCGAAAGGCGGTA ATTAACCCCGCCTGGCTGGATCAGTGCAGTTTGAACAGCCCTTCCTCCCCCTCAGCCCGTCTCTATCCATGCAGGTCGTTGCCCTCTTTATCAGCCCTCCTCTCGCTCCCTCCGTCTCTCCACTTTCAGGCTCCATTACTTCAGCTCAGCATACTGAGGTTGTTCCAGCTGAAAATCACCATCACCAACACATCCGGGGCCATGTTTTGGTTTCACCGACTGTCCCTCGGCCTCCTGCTGCTTCATCTGACCGTCGCTCACG TCTTCTTGGACAATAAGACGGCCAGCCAGGTCCTGACTCGACGGAGACGAGCCAACAGCTTTATGGAGGAATTTAAAAAGGGCAACATGGAGAGGGAGTGTGTGGAGGAGcgctgcagctgggaggaggcGCGAGAGATCTTCGAAGACGTCCAGAAAACT aATGATTTCTGGGCCAAATATGTGG ATGGCGATGCATGTGAGTCACAGCCCTGCGCTCATGGAGGACTTTGTAAAGATGGAATCGGCAGCTACAGCTGCTTTTGCCAGACTGGGTTCCAAGGCTTCAACTGTGAAATAG taaTTCCTGAGCTCTGCGAGAACAAAAACGGTGGTTGTGATCACTTCTGCAATGTTGTCCGAGGAAACATTCAGTGTTCCTGTGCTGACGGATATTTCCTGGCATCAGATGATAAATCCTGTCACTCTAACA AGACCTACAAATGTGGCGCCATCATCACCAAAGATGTCCGCACAGTTTTTAGGTACGAACGGCAAAACACAACAGTGGGGAACACTACCAGGTTAAACCTGATCAACTCCACAGAGTCCCACAGCAACGGGGAGGAACACATCAACCCAGAAATGGCGAGTTTTACCCGCATTGTCAACGGAGAGGACTGCCCACCAGGAGAATGTCCATGGCAG GCTCTGCTTCTGAATGAGGACGATAGAGGGTTCTGTGGAGGAACCATCCTCAATGAGTACATCATCCTGACCGCTGCCCACTGCATGAACCAATCACGTTACATCTATGTCAAAGTAG GGGAGTTTGACACTTTGGTGGATGACAATAATGAAGCTACCCACTTTGTGGAAACTATTGTCACgcacaacaaatacaaaccCGACACCTACCTCAATGATATTGCACTCATCAAATTAACCAAGCCCATCAAGTTCAGCAGGTTCATTCTGCCAGCCTGCATACCTGAGCAAGCGTTTGCTGAAAAG gtcctgatgcagcagcCCGAAGGCATAGTCAGTGGTTTTGGACGTCTCGGTGAGGGGCGGCAGACCTCCGCCATCTTGCAGCGCCTGGCCATGCCCTATGTGGATCGACTCACCTGCATGGAATCCACCCAGCTGCGCATTTCAACGCGCATGTTTTGTGCTGGCTATCACTCAGCACCAAAGGACGCCTGCCAAGGTGACAGTGGCGGACCACACGTCACACGCTACAGTGGCACCTATTTTATTACTGGAATTGTGAGCTGGGGCGAAGGCTGTGCACGCAGAGGCAAATACGGCGTCTACACCCAGGTTTCAAAGTACATCAACTGGATCCAAAACGGCATTGAGCAGCTAATGCCTAAAGAGAAGAGTGGCAAGCGGGTGAAGAGGCACCACAGCCCCATCAGGAGGCTGTATCTGTGA